A window of the Budorcas taxicolor isolate Tak-1 chromosome 10, Takin1.1, whole genome shotgun sequence genome harbors these coding sequences:
- the POC5 gene encoding centrosomal protein POC5 — protein sequence MSSDGEICSPPILPKDSDRGSPVSSDLQEEYEELLRYAIVTPNIEAGASQPPHSKGEAVPDIKIPAIIDDILQSPGNSPAVRETRMEVGKGCDVNTSGHSKTDGSSPAAASPRKPPHPVMDFFSSNLLVDSSSPGSNSSPVDSHEIIVTDFLISDENLQKMENVLDLWSSGLKTNIISELSKWRLNFIDWHRMEMKKEREKHAADLKQLSSQINSLKELQKTYEVSIGRKDEVISSLSHAIGKQKERIELMRTFFHWRINHVKSRQDVYESKLADQYFRRTLLKKVWRGWRAVVQKQWKEVVERACQARAEEVCVQISNDYEAKVALLTGALENAKAETQRMQHEKEHFEDSMKKAFMRGVCALNLEAMTIFQNRGDTDFTTNKREEYGPGVQGKEPPSAHLDASATPVPSAGAVPPSPPAAALGASCAAAFPSAASVASASATSASSAHLPVSAPHGTGPIATASAAQEVMYGPRVVTSAQQKAGRTITARITGRCDFASKNRIGSSLAIMGVSPPMSSVVVEKHHPVTVQTIPQATAAKYPRTIHPEGSTSASRSLGTRSTHTQSLASIQSIKVVD from the exons GAAGAGTATGAAGAACTGCTCCGTTACGCTATAGTGACTCCAAATATTGAAGCAGGTGCTTCACAACCGCCTCATTCAAAGGGAGAAGCAGTGCCAGATATTAAAATTCCTGCTATAATTGATGATATTCTTCAAAGTCCAG GAAATAGCCCTGCAGTGAGAGAAACAAGGATGGAAGTTGGAAAAGGATGTGATGTAAATACTTCAGGTCATTCAAAGACAGATG ggtcatcaccagcagcagcatccccAAGGAAGCCGCCTCACCCGGTCATGGATTTTTTCAGCTCAAATCTTTTAGTTGACTCTTCCTCACCAGGGTCTAATTCCAGTCCTGTGGATTCCCATGAAATAATTGTGactgattttcttatttctgatgAAAACCTTCAAAAGATGGAAAATGTGCTTGATCTCTGGAGTTCAGGTCTTAAG ACAAACATCATATCTGAACTAAGTAAATGGAGACTGAATTTTATTGACTGGCACcgaatggaaatgaaaaaagagagagagaaacatgcaGCAGATTTAAAACAACTGAGCAGCCAGATCAACAGCTTGAAGGAGCTGCAGAAGACCTATGAGGTCTCCATTGGGAGAAAAGATGAG GTGATTTCTAGCTTGTCTCATGCCATAGGCAAGCAGAAGGAAAGGATAGAGTTGATGAGAACATTCTTCCACTGGCGAATCAACCACGTCAAATCGAGGCAGGAT GTTTATGAAAGTAAACTAGCTGACCAGTATTTTCGGCGAACTTTACTAAAGAAAGTCTGGAGAGGCTGGCGGGCCGTAGTACAGAAGCAGTGGAAAGAGGTGGTGGAACGCGCTTGTCAAGCCAGAGCTGAAGAAGTCTGTGTCCAGATTTCCAATGACTATGAAGCCAAAGTTGCTCTG TTAACTGGAGCTTTGGAAAATGCAAAAGCTGAGACCCAAAGGATGCAGCATGAAAAAGAGCACTTTGAAGACTCGATGAAGAAAGCTTTCatgaggggtgtgtgtgcgtTAAATCTTGAGGCCATGACTATATTTCAGAACAGAGGTGATACAG ATTTCACGACCAATAAAAGGGAAGAGTATGGGCCTGGTGTTCAAGGAAAAGAGCCTCCTTCCGCTCATCTGGATGCTTCAGCCACTCCGGTGCCCTCGGCAGGTGCAGTGCCCCCGTCCCCGCCAGCAGCGGCCCTCGGAGCCTCCTGCGCGGCTGCCTTCCCCTCGGCGGCTTCCGTCGCCTCTGCCAGCGCCACTTCCGCTTCCTCAGCCCACCTCCCGGTTTCTGCCCCCCATGGCACTGGGCCGATCGCTACAGCTTCTGCTGCGCAGGAGGTAATG TATGGGCCCAGGGTTGTGACATCAGCGCAACAGAAAGCTGGGAGAACAATCACGGCCCGGATCACAGGGAGGTGTGATTTTGCTTCAAAAAACAGAATCGGTAGCAGCTTGGCTATAATGGGAGTTTCTCCTCCCATGAGCTCTGTTGTTGTGGAGAAACATCATCCGGTCACAGTG cAAACCATTCCTCAAGCTACTGCAGCAAAATATCCGCGGACCATTCACCCTGAAGGTAGTACCTCAGCTTCCAGATCTCTTGGAACCAGATCAACTCACACCCAGTCTCTCGCAAGCATTCAGTCCATAAAAGTGGTTGACTAA